tatgtcacaTTTCagtaatttattgaaaatttaagatATGAAACGTGTCACAATCTGCCGCGCCCGGTTCTGTTTCAATTACGCCAACCAGATTACTACAGAATCACAGGGTAGCACACACAGGATCCTCGTCTGACAGCTTACGTTGTTTTAATCTTATGCTATGGTTCAGAAAAGAATATAGTGTATGTAATAATGTGGGTGTTATAAAGGCAGAATCTCAAGAATTCGTTCAAATTCTACAAATTTGTTTATGCACCTGGCTTTTGTACAGCCCATATCAATGGTTTGTCTGGCTACACCTCTCTTCGTTCACATTGGAAGCCAGTCTTTCAGAAGAAGGGAAGCAAAACAAGAGAACCCCGCCCCGCATAAGTCAGCCCTTGCCAACGAGCAAATGATCCTCTGAGTAGTTGCGTTTGTTTTCAGTTCAAGGTGGTTGGAGAATCGGCGTGTAGGTTGATCAGGTGTTATGGGTTTTCAGTTTTTGTGCATTCTTGGAATTTGATTGCTGAATGCTTAGGCATCTGTGTGGATTCACATTAGTATTTGATTTCCTTTTGCTTTTAGTTTACAGGCTTCcatgttttcttgttcttttcacctattttcttttccttttctttaaaaataagaatcaGATTGAACATATAGTAGAATTGTAGAAATCCATTCACATTTTTCAGGCCAAAATGTGCGACTTCAAAACAAGTCTTGATTGAAGTTGAACTTAAGTTTTGTGGGCCTCCACCCAAACAGAGCAAAAGGAAGGGAAAAACAGAGGCtaattaatcttttcttttttccctcatTTCATTGGCATTTGAGTTACTGAACTCAATCTTGTGAAGTAGATGTGGAAAAAGGTGATtatgaaattggaaaaattgaaACGAATTTTAGAGTGTGATCTAGCAATGGTATGGAATTCTGACGCTGATACTGTTGATATAACTTCTTTTCCAGTTGCAATTTCGGAAGAAGGGAAGGAGTGGTCGGAATGTTCAGTGACTTACGCAGATCTTTTTCAGTGCATAAACGAGCAATGGTACCAAGGGCCTACATTAGCTCTAATGATATTGAAGATAATGCAGGTacattttaaatcatataacCTTTTAGTTTTGGTGACCACCCTGAAGTTTTGTAGTTCAGAGACTGAGTAAAAGTGTGCATGCATTTGTGCTGATGCTGAGAACTTTAGCCTCCCACATTTTGTCTGATGGCGTTTCTGAGCTTTTTCCCTGATCACATGTTAATAACGTAGAATGCTGTATGGATTTGTATCATGATCTCCTTCTCCATGCAAATTGTTCCACATCTTTTCATTTAAGTTTAACTATACGATTGATCAAGTATTTTGAAGAATGTGTTCTTTTATGGATGTGCCATATGAAATGTCAActcattattttgattattctGTAAAAATTACTGATTAGTGCTTggattgttgatattattcaGATCTTTTACAAAGTAGTTTGGGACGAGATACTTCAAGTCCAACTTGGAAGCTTTCCTTACCGCATGTACTTGTGGCTACTATAGTTCCGTTCTTATTTGGCTATCATCTTGGGTAGGTTCTTGAACTTTTTTTATggtattattctttatttttctgatatCTCCAATTTCTTGAACTGAAATCTGTTCTTTCTCCTCAGAGTTGTTAATGAACCACTTGAAACAATTTCTGTTGATCTTGGCTTTCATGGAAATACCCTGCAAGAAGGTGAGTCATATAACTCGACTACTTTGTCAATAATGTATCctataaatttgatgtttgATGTTAATATTCTAATATACAGGCTCCGTGGTTAGTACTTGTCTTGCCGGTGCTTTTGTTGGATGCCTGTTCAGTGGTTGGATTGCTGATGAAGTTGGGCGTCGTAGGGCTTTTCAGTTGTGTGCTTTGCCTATGGTCATGGGTGCTTCGATATGGTACTGAGAAATCTTTTACCTCATAATATTTCGTTTACTGCATACATTTCCTTTTCTACTTTGTGTATCAAAGAGGGGATAGTGGTGGTTGTTTGTGgctttttacttatttttcgCATGGAATGACCAGTCGTAATACGATGTTGCTCGTGGCCTTTCTATTCTACATTATGCTGGTTTTTATCTTAACTCTTCTGGACATCACATGTCTTGCACTATTCTTTTCATAATCCATCTAACAGTAAAATACCAAACTttgcaaatatttcaaatgtaTGACCTTCTTTGGCTTTAAACAGTGTATAATACTACACTTCACTCCTGCACATGGAACTTGACATGCTCATGCAACTGCAGTCTGAGAGCATGATAACATGAAGCCGCAAATTCATCAGTACACGGATAAGGTGTTTGTCAGTGGTACTTGCCATCAGCTATGCTATACTTTGGGGCGTGAGAATGCGCCAAATAGGGTAAAAACTTAGTGCCTAAATAGACCTTTAGGTATCTACCCTTTCGGTTGGTGGTGTAATCGGAGTTATGTAAAGTTGGGAATCTGACTGATAGCTCTTTTAATCTTGTTGATTTTGTGCTGATAGACCGCTCCATGTAGATGCAGTCAACAACATAGTCATAACTCGTGTCGTAATCTTACCTCTAGTGTCCTATGATGTTGTTCTAGGAAACTCGCATCAGATATATGCTTTAAAAATGATGATATCCTTTCGATCTTTTGTCAAGCTTCTATATGCACATTGATCTATCTAGGAAACTTCCTAATTTCCTAAACAGAAAAAGGCCTCAAATAAAACCTGAAATGTTCAATCTTAATGCTAGGACAAGCTGTATGCCTGGTGTGGAtcaaattgataatatttgttttgaataagtagtctctgtctctctctctctgtcatGCGCACACGCACAAGATCCTTTTGCCACATTAAGTTTCATAAACCTCTTGAAGGCATTGTGTTTATCATGTACTAGCTGGGTCTATATCATATTTGATAGACTCAAAAAGCTTTTGTTAATATTGATGGCAATTCAACCCTGTAGTATAAAACATTTATTGTTGTATGTCAGTACTTCTCCACTTCTAGATGCTTTTGGAATTTATTTCGACTGTGGGGGCCTTTATAGTTTTCGAGATTGAAAGCCAATGTGTACATTGGCATGTAAAAGAAATAGTAGTTGATTTTCTGCATAACAGAACATTTGTTACACCTCCTTTTTAGTTATTGACGATAAACCACTTATAAAACTAATAAGCACACTTCGAACAACTTCTCTCCCTCGAAACACATATACAGCTAGACATAACTTTATATCCACTGATATAATGGCTTACATAGTGGATCAACCTAAAATCAACTTCAGTTAATGCAGAGAACCCGATGATTCAGTAATTCCATAAGATACCCAAATAAAACCTATTGCCCGAAGCTAAAACTTGACACTCTGTTAAGAGTTCAGCTCAGGATGGCACTTATTTCTCTTCATTTGTTGATGATACATGTCAAATTTGTTCTAGTTAAATTCCGGTACTAACAGAAAAAGTCAATTGCAGAAAAGTGCTAGTTGCTTAAAGCTGGATGCTCTGAGTTTGATGAGCTTGCTTGAGAAAGGAAAATGTTATccaatatttctttcaaatgtaTCTCCACCTAAAATCTGGTGGTTTTATTCGATACTTCAATGTGGTCGATCAGCAATGTTCTGAGTTGGTGATACACttatggtggtggtggtagttatttttgtatgattgACTGTCATGATCATTAAGTTTTTTCTTGGGTGTTAGTGGACATTGGTATTAGTGGAATTGGTGGCAGTGTTGGTGGGAGAAGATAAGAAGAAATGGAGGGTGGCAGATTAATACAAAGCTAAAATCCAATAGAAGGTGAAGCTCAATTATAGTCGTTCAATCGAGAAAACAATCAGTAGATGAATATCTGTAGATTAGTAGCCTTTGCTTCTCAATAAGTACTCTGCcgttaaatttgttaatttttcaaatttagtaGCATCCATCAATATTTAGTATATGGGAATTACTGAACTCAAActcatttcatttcaaaagtataaactACTCTTTCACGgtctatatatattgtcaCTTTTTCAGTGCACTCTTTCAGTTTGGTTTGTATTTTGATCTTTTCCATACAAACTTACAATTGCAtgcaattttatgtaatagtGAATAGATTATTTATAGTGATTCTAGCTTTTCATGTTTGTCTTTAACTTTGAAAGAGGTTCTACTACCTGTATTTTCCAGTGCAACGGCTAAAAGTTTGACAGGAATGCTTTTGGGGAGGTTTTTAGTTGGTACTGGTTTGGGTGTGGGCCCCCCAGTTGCATCTCTTTATGTGACAGAGGTAGAGCAACTTCCGTTTTGTACTGCAGTCAGACATACTCTGTAAAACAGGAGGACTGACTCTTGTCTACCTCATCCTTTTGTGTTTCAAGTAGATATCTCCTGCGCATGTGAGGGGCACATACGGGAGCTTTATTCAGATAGCTAGTTGTTTTGGGCTGATGGGCGCTCTACTGATTGGGATTCCTGTCAGGAGTATCTTTGGCTGGTAAATCTAATTAACTGAGATTTGTACTGGCAACCTGATggattattatgtttatttggGGAAAGGAAAAGAGGCGGTCTAAGTCACAGCTTATCTATGTGCTCTTGAACATGTGCTTTCTCAGGTGGCGCATCTGCTTTTGGATATCTACAATTCCAGCTTCAATGCTAGCTCTTTTAATGACGTTTTGTGCTGAATCTCCACACTGGCTATACAAGGTTTTAGATTCTTTATGTGTTTTGTATTCTAATTTGATTATCCTGACTTTCTTTCTCTTGGTCCTATTTTGTTGAATGGAATTCATCTCTGGGGATTTTATACAACTAAACTTAACCTTTTCCCTTCTTCTACTTATTCAAGTGCTTATTGTTACTTTCTTGCAAATGTGTTGATCTATCAACCATCTATGCACCTTTATGTCTGTTTGCTGCATATATGTGGGAAGCTGGGGTGCTCGCATCAGTGTGTCTTGATCAAGTCCTCGAATTGAGTGAACTCTGTTGGTTCCCTACTATGTTCTCCCGATGAACTTGATACACCTTTTTCATCCCCGCCAGTTTGGCACTCATTTTTTCATTGGTTGTATTGTGTCTTTGAGAAGCTCATCTACTTGATGTTTCTACTAAGCACACTGCACTTTGCAAGTTACCATGCGCCCCCAGCTTCATTAAAACTGGACTTCCATAGTAACCTAGCAAAATGATTACTGCTTCGTTCAGTAAACTAGCAAAGTCATCAAAAAGATGTGCCTGATCTTGAATATGACATGATATAAACTAGGCTATTTTGGATTAAGTTGCTTCCATCATTTTATATCATGGGGAATACACAATTTGACTAAACATTTTTTCTCTTCCAATAATCCGGTAGCAAGGAAGAAATGTTGAAGCTGAAGCTGTACTTGAGAAGCTTCTTGGAGCTTCACAAGCCAAAGCTGTAATGCTAGAGCTGTCAAATAGGGACAGAGGAGATGAAGCTAATACCATAAAGCTCATAGAATTGCTTTGTGGACGGCATTCGAGAGGTATATATACTGAGCTTCCGATTCTTATACAATGATTTTCTAGGGTATATTTGGTAGTCTTCTTTCTACTGGTTCCTCCTGTTCCTGCCCTAATTTATACTACTGCTGTCTCTATAAAGCTTTTTACCTTCACCCAAAAGCTTTGTCATTCGACTCCGTTCTTTTGCAGTTGTGTTTATTGGATCAACCCTATTTGCTCTGCAACAGCTTTCTGGAATAAATGCTGTATTTTGTTTCTCGTCAACTGTATTTAGACGTGCTGGAGTCTTCTCGAACCTGGCAAATATTTCCGTAGGAATTGCTAATTTCATAGGTAAGCAGTCATTTCAGGTCTTCATCTTATTGTTTCTCCTTTGGCGTTTCCAGTTTCACTATATTCTCCTCAGGCATTTCATGATCTGGGCTTTAGAGTATCTTCCTTGTTTATCTTCTATATTGACGCATAATCGTATACAGGTTCTACTATCGCATTGGCATTGATGGACAAACTAGGAAGGAAGGCCCTTCTCCTCTGCAGCTTCTTTGGCATGGTAGACAACTAATAGTGCTTCGTTGAAGTTTTAAACTTAAGATATGTAGCTGTGTGCTTCAAGGAACTTTTAGTACCTCTACTCCACCCCATCCGCTCTTCAACTCCTTCCTtgtactctctctctctctcttctgtAATTAAACCTTTTCTTGTTCCTTTTCCACCCCGACTTGCAGCTGTACCCACACTCAACCTACTGCCCCTCGTCACATGTCCTTGTCTTCGAACTCAGTACCCGTTTCTTGCCACTTAAATCGCAAATTTTCTtgtctctcttttcttttccattaATATATCACATGTTTAATCATCCTCCAATAGACCTTCATAGGAAATAAAAAAGCTCATTACAAGGACCGAAAGAGATAACTTGCTCTATCggattctaatttatcatgGGCCGACGGAGGTAGCACAGAGTACATATATCCTCTTCGGATGCACGGTGCATGCTTCTCATTTGGTTTGCTCCATTCCTGCGACCTAAGCATACAATATCTAATTTGTTGCACTTGCATGATTTGCACAGACCAGTGCTTATCTCATAGTACTGTATCTGCCTTGTGGCATGTTCTTCTTTTCTATATTTGACAGTGCTATTCCTCAATATCAGAACACTTGCATGCCTCAAACGTTTGCACTTTATGAATACCTGACTGTACACTTGTTGCTACTATTCTCATCAGGCTGTGTCTACGGTTCTTCAAGTTCTCGCGACAGCTTTGTCTGCTTCAAATTCTACTGCTTTTTATCTATCTGTTGGTGGAATGCTGCTGTAAGTGTTAATTCTGGCTCTTTTCTCTTCAGCTTGGCATTATATAGATTGCACATCCAGGTCTGTTTGGCGATTCTACGAAATCTTGCAAGTAATCAATGTCTATACAGTAAATTAGCTACGAAATCTTGCAAGTAAATCAAATATCtgttttgatgataaaatagaATCCTGGGTCGCAAATTGTGATTCGGTTGATGATGAAGTACAGTAAATTAGCAACCCAAATACAGAACAATGCTTGACAGATTCCCAGGGAACCTTTTGAGGGATTAGGGTGTCGGGATGAA
The nucleotide sequence above comes from Sesamum indicum cultivar Zhongzhi No. 13 linkage group LG11, S_indicum_v1.0, whole genome shotgun sequence. Encoded proteins:
- the LOC105173529 gene encoding probable plastidic glucose transporter 2, which encodes MFSDLRRSFSVHKRAMVPRAYISSNDIEDNADLLQSSLGRDTSSPTWKLSLPHVLVATIVPFLFGYHLGVVNEPLETISVDLGFHGNTLQEGSVVSTCLAGAFVGCLFSGWIADEVGRRRAFQLCALPMVMGASICATAKSLTGMLLGRFLVGTGLGVGPPVASLYVTEISPAHVRGTYGSFIQIASCFGLMGALLIGIPVRSIFGWWRICFWISTIPASMLALLMTFCAESPHWLYKQGRNVEAEAVLEKLLGASQAKAVMLELSNRDRGDEANTIKLIELLCGRHSRVVFIGSTLFALQQLSGINAVFCFSSTVFRRAGVFSNLANISVGIANFIGSTIALALMDKLGRKALLLCSFFGMAVSTVLQVLATALSASNSTAFYLSVGGMLLFVLMYAVGAGPVPGLLLPEIFPSRIRAKAMAVSMAVHWVLNFFVGLLFLRLLDVMGPGPLYSTFGAFCLLAVVFVKRNVLETKGKSLQEIEIALLPQSPF